One Solanum lycopersicum chromosome 2, SLM_r2.1 genomic region harbors:
- the LOC101258621 gene encoding pentatricopeptide repeat-containing protein At5g46460, mitochondrial has protein sequence MPNYVVPRCYISRSIIGLARFYRVASPTCYSILSEHLKNQRIDEAKELFERIPSPNIYLCTKMIAGYAENLRLNEALQLFDKMPVKDTVMWNLMIKGCVECGNTEMGLKLFEEMTQRNVVSYTTMISGYLKFGKVEEAESLFSEMPQRDVAAWNAMLYGYFENGRVEEAVKLFELMPYRNVISWTSVISGLDQHGRSDEALLIFKKMVNFFIEPTSSTFASVITACANARDLGLGSEIHACVVKLGYQYDTYVTASLITLYANCMRMNDSSKVFSERLHINIVVWTSLLTGYGLNYKHKEALKVFGDMIRIGLLPNQSSFTSALNSSCEMESIDLGKEIHGVAVKLGLNTDAFVGNSLVVLYSKCGNINDGLIAFKEIPEKNTVSWNSTIVGCAQHGFGNWALTLFAQMVRSRADMDDITFTGLLAACSHSGMLEKGRRLFQYIPQSSSIEVTLEHYSCMVDILCRSGKLNEAEDLVKSMPMRPNLSIWLALLSGCKKHLNLELAERAADNIFHLDPNCSAAYVLLSNIYAFSGRWNDVARVRGNMRRRGNTKQPGCSWVNQMGIRHTFLSGDTSHPLSRRIYEKLEMLTEKLKEYGYVPDQRYALHDVEDEQKEVLLSYHSERLAICFALITTHGSAITVMKNLRVCGDCHSAIKLIAKIVDREIIVRDSSRFHHFRDGFCSCSDYW, from the coding sequence ATGCCTAATTATGTTGTTCCCCGTTGCTATATCTCAAGATCTATAATTGGTTTAGCAAGATTCTACAGAGTAGCTAGCCCCACTTGCTATTCAATTCTATCTGAGCACCTAAAGAACCAACGAATTGATGAAGCTAAAGAGCTTTTTGAAAGAATCCCATCTCCAAATATCTATTTATGCACCAAAATGATAGCTGGGTATGCCGAAAATCTAAGGTTGAATGAGGCACTGCAGCTGTTTGACAAAATGCCTGTCAAAGATACGGTTATGTGGAACTTGATGATTAAAGGGTGTGTAGAGTGTGGGAATACGGAGATGGGTTTGAAGCTATTTGAAGAAATGACCCAAAGAAATGTAGTTTCGTACACAACGATGATTAGCGGGTATTTGAAGTTTGGAAAGGTTGAAGAGGCTGAGAGTTTGTTTTCGGAGATGCCACAAAGGGATGTGGCAGCTTGGAATGCTATGCTTTATGGGTATTTTGAGAATGGAAGAGTTGAAGAGGCTGTTAAGTTGTTTGAGCTAATGCCTTATAGGAATGTGATTTCGTGGACGTCGGTTATTAGTGGGCTTGATCAGCATGGGAGGAGTGATGAGGCTCTATTGATTTTCAAGAAGATGGTAAATTTCTTTATTGAACCTACTTCTAGTACTTTTGCTTCTGTTATTACAGCTTGTGCTAATGCAAGGGATTTAGGTCTAGGTAGTGAAATTCATGCCTGTGTTGTGAAGCTTGGTTATCAGTATGATACTTATGTCACTGCTTCACTAATCACATTGTATGCTAATTGCATGCGCATGAATGATTCTTCTAAGGTATTCAGCGAGAGGTTGCATATAAATATAGTTGTATGGACGTCTCTTTTGACAGGGTATGGTTTGAATTATAAGCACAAAGAAGCATTGAAAGTGTTTGGGGACATGATTAGGATTGGTCTACTTCCCAATCAATCTTCCTTCACTAGTGCCCTAAATTCATCCTGTGAAATGGAGTCTATTGATCTTGGCAAAGAGATTCATGGTGTAGCAGTCAAACTGGGATTGAACACTGATGCCTTTGTTGGCAATTCACTAGTTGTATTGTATTCAAAATGTGGAAATATAAACGATGGACTCATTGCATTCAAGGAGATCCCTGAAAAAAACACAGTTTCGTGGAACTCAACCATCGTTGGATGTGCACAACATGGATTTGGTAATTGGGCACTCACATTATTCGCCCAGATGGTTCGTTCAAGGGCTGATATGGATGATATTACATTTACTGGGTTACTTGCTGCTTGTAGCCATTCTGGCATGCTAGAGAAAGGAAGACGCTTATTTCAATATATCCCCCAAAGCTCATCCATTGAAGTGACACTTGAGCATTATAGTTGTATGGTAGATATCCTTTGCAGAAGTGGGAAGTTAAATGAAGCAGAGGATTTGGTGAAAAGCATGCCCATGAGACCAAATTTGTCAATATGGTTAGCTTTGCTTAGTGGTTGTAAGAAGCATTTAAACTTAGAACTGGCCGAAAGAGCTGCAGATAACATTTTTCATCTTGACCCAAACTGTAGTGCTGCTTATGTTTTGTTATCTAACATTTATGCCTTTTCTGGTAGATGGAATGATGTAGCAAGAGTTAGAGGAAATATGAGAAGAAGAGGAAACACCAAACAACCAGGATGCAGTTGGGTTAATCAGATGGGAATCCGGCATACATTTCTTTCTGGTGATACTTCACATCCTCTAAGTCGTAGGATATATGAAAAGCTGGAAATGTTGACGGAAAAGTTGAAGGAATATGGTTATGTCCCTGATCAAAGATATGCATTGCATGACGTAGAGGATGAACAGAAGGAAGTTCTACTGTCATATCATAGTGAGAGGCTTGCTATTTGCTTTGCATTAATTACAACACATGGTAGTGCTATTACAGTAATGAAGAACCTGCGCGTCTGTGGGGACTGTCACTCTGCCATCAAGCTCATAGCGAAAATTGTTGATCGTGAAATCATAGTAAGAGACTCTAGCCGCTTTCATCACTTCAGGGATGGCTTTTGTTCTTGTTCAGATTATTGGTAG
- the LOC101257036 gene encoding SH3 domain-containing protein 3, translating into MDALRKQASKLREQVAKQQQAVIKQFSATGYESSDVMVIDEMEMQLHHQLDKLYKSTREKRDFQKEIVKAAETFTAIGYKHIEAGTKLSEDCCKYGVENPNDEVLAKAASIYGDARKHAEKEVEDLNKLFFSQVLEPLRAMVAGSPLEDARHLAQRYSKMRQEAEIQATEVSRRQARVREAPIPENVAKLHSAETKMQELKANMTVLGKEAAAALAAVESQQERLTFQRLVAMVEAEKLYHERVAVILGNIEAEIVSEKQRKEAAPPVATLPVNPPAQIPEKTKYFLAEAIHSFEAESEKELSLSVGDYVVVRKVTQSGWSEGECQGRAGWFPSEYVEKRQRVPTSNGATEAY; encoded by the exons ATGGATGCTTTGAGAAAGCAAGCTAGTAAGCTCAGAGAACAAGTCGCTAAACAGCAACAG GCAGTCATCAAGCAGTTTAGTGCAACTGGTTATGAAAGTTCAGATGTTATGGTCATCGATGAAATGGAAATGCAATTGCATCATCAACTGGACAAGTTGTATAAGTCTACCCGGGAGAAAAGG GATTTTCAGAAAGAGATTGTTAAGGCAGCTGAAACATTTACAGCTATAGGATACAAGCATATAGAAGCAG GAACTAAATTATCAGAAGATTGCTGCAAATATGGAGTTGAAAATCCCAATGACGAGGTGTTAGCTAAGGCTGCTTCTATTTACGGCGATGCTCGTAAGCATGCAGAGAAGGAGGTTGAAGATCTAAATAAACTATTCTTCAGTCAG GTACTGGAACCATTGAGAGCTATGGTAGCTGGTTCTCCCTTAGAGGATGCTCGTCATCTAGCTCAGCGCTACAGTAAAATGCGGCAAGAGGCGGAGATACAG GCAACCGAAGTTTCTAGAAGACAAGCTCGGGTGAGGGAAGCTCCCATCCCGGAGAATGTGGCAAAGCTGCACTCAGCAGAAACTAAAATGCAGGAACTCAAAGCCAACATGACAGTACTCGGTAAAGAAGCAGCAGCAGCATTAGCTGCTGTAGAATCACAGCAGGAGAGGCTTACATTTCAGAGGCTTGTTGCAATG GTTGAAGCAGAAAAGCTTTATCATGAGAGAGTTGCTGTTATTCTGGGTAATATTGAAGCTGAG ATAGTTTCTGAAAAGCAGCGAAAAGAGGCTGCTCCTCCTGTAGCCACACTTCCTGTTAACCCTCCGGCCCAAATACCtgagaaaacaaaatactttttgGCCGAG GCTATTCATTCTTTTGAAGCTGAATCAGAAAAGGAGCTAAGCTTGTCTGTCGGTGATTATGTTGTTGTTCGTAAG GTGACTCAATCAGGTTGGTCAGAAGGAGAATGCCAAGGCAGGGCAGGTTGGTTTCCATCTGAGTACGTGGAGAAACGACAAAGAGTACCTACTTCTAATGGAGCAACGGAAGCTTACTGA
- the LOC101265094 gene encoding membrane protein PM19L, which produces MASEQMKPVASLLLVLNFCMYVVVLGIGGWAMNFAIDNGFVIGPGMNLPAHFSPIYFPIGNAATGFFVVFALIAGVVGVASVLSGLNHIRHWNIDSLPSAASAATIAWSLTVLAMGFAWKEIELNYRNSKLKTMEAFMIILSFTQLVYIAAIHGASSRR; this is translated from the exons ATGGCTAGTGAGCAGATGAAACCTGTTGCATCTTTGCTTTTGGTCCTTAATTTCTgcatgtatgttgttgttttaggTATTGGTGGTTGGGCTATGAACTTTGCCATTGATAATGGTTTTGTCATTG GTCCAGGAATGAATCTTCCAGCACATTTCTCACCAATTTACTTCCCAATTGGAAATGCTGCCACTGGATTCTTTGTTGTATTTGCTTTGATAGCAGGTGTGGTTGGAGTTGCATCTGTTCTCTCTGGACTTAACCACATTCGCCATTGGAACATCGATAGCTTACCATCTGCTGCTTCTGCTGCTACAATAGCCTGGAGTCTTACAGTCCTTGCCATGGG CTTTGCTTGGAAAGAAATTGAACTCAACTACAGGAATTCCAAATTG AAAACAATGGAGGCATTCATGATAATTCTATCATTTACTCAACTGGTATACATAGCTGCCATTCATGGTGCTTCATCAAGGAGATAA
- the LOC101256345 gene encoding uncharacterized protein gives MPSGAKKRKAAKKKKQVQAVEPPSRSTGSFPGEEDLKRDDKESDSEGSSPASQDYQNHQNQFTEGEVEDGEKQLDDSRDRSIEENEFNGVKHEGKEVEIAGNEEGGLVQVERELKVECESESQKISVENAEIMIESNPGGLQRSSSSSSSSSSVEKYDVADKNDVVVDDAPTVELAKGIESLPGKNSIMVDDAPVVELVKEIESLLDKNSIVVDDDAPAVGLVKDNESLPDEQVADILVGTISACDLDKAAISEDIVQVTASASDADNVIASAVESVVEEKGEENLCVVDEKDTASDTVVENWKENLGAIVDKATISEVLMETGSEKRDETATAVSCNASAISSGNTLESTDAKAFAIVENEEKIEAPHSAPKIDASVSADVKESPARECHGHQFTALPSRPVQTTSWKSCCGLFELFAGSNR, from the exons ATGCCTTCAGGTGCTAAGAAGCGAAAAGCTGCTAAGAAAAAGAAGCAGGTTCAAGCAGTAGAACCTCCTTCTCGAAGTACCGGTTCTTTTCCTG GTGAGGAGGATCTGAAGCGTGATGATAAAGAGAGTGACAGTGAGGGTAGTTCCCCTGCATCTCAAGATTATCAGAATCACCAAAACCAGTTTACTGAAGGAGAGGTTGAAGATGGAGAGAAGCAATTGGATGATTCACGTGATCGGtcaattgaagaaaatgaattCAATGGGGTGAAACATGAAGGCAAGGAAGTGGAAATTGCTGGAAATGAAGAAGGAGGTCTTGTTCAGGTTGAAAGGGAATTGAAGGTTGAGTGTGAATCTGAGAGCCAGAAGATAAGTGTTGAGAATGCTGAAATCATGATTGAATCCAACCCAGGAGGGTTGCAAAGGAGTTCCAGTAGCAGCAGCAGTAGCAGCTCAGTAGAAAAATATGATGTTGCTGATAAGAATGATGTTGTGGTTGATGATGCTCCAACTGTTGAATTAGCGAAAGGTATTGAATCTTTGCCTGGTAAGAATAGTATTATGGTTGATGATGCTCCAGTTGTTGAATTAGTGAAAGAGATTGAATCTTTGCTTGATAAGAATAGTATTGTGGTTGATGATGATGCTCCAGCTGTTGGATTagtgaaagataatgaatctttgCCTGATGAACAAGTTGCTGATATCCTTGTGGGAACAATCTCTGCATGTGATTTGGATAAGGCTGCAATATCAGAAGACATAGTTCAAGTCACAGCAAGTGCTTCAGATGCTGATAATGTGATTGCATCTGCTGTTGAATCGGTGGTGGAGGAGAAAGGGGAAGAAAATCTGTGTGTTGTTGATGAGAAAGATACAGCTTCAGATACTGTTGTGGAAAATTGGAAGGAAAATTTGGGTGCTATAGTTGACAAAGCCACTATTTCAGAAGTTCTGATGGAGACAGGATCGGAGAAAAGAGATGAAACAGCTACTGCAGTGTCATGCAATGCCAGTGCAATATCAAGTGGTAATACTTTAGAAAGTACAGATGCAAAGGCTTTTGCGATcgtagaaaatgaagaaaaaatagagGCACCCCACAGTGCTCCTAAAATTGATGCTAGTGTTTCTGCAGATGTGAAAGAATCTCCAGCTCGAGAATGCCATGGCCATCAG TTTACAGCGTTACCTTCACGACCAGTGCAAACAACTTCCTGGAAAAGTTGCTGTGGCTTGTTTGAGTTGTTTGCAGGATCAAATAGATGA
- the ABCB1 gene encoding ABC transporter B family member 9, which produces MEEKSSIVKDEKVPFYKLFLFADRVDIALMTIGTFGAIGEGLTQPLMTLIFGQIINSFGGASSSNEVFHLVSEAAVYYVYLAIGSGIASFLRMSCWMVTGERQAIRIRGLYLKTILRQDIAFFDTETTTGQVIGTMSGDTFLIQDALGDKVGKFIQYLSAFVGGFIIAFTKGWLLSLVLVSCIPALVIAGGAMASIMSKMSSRGQMTYAQAGDIVEQTVGAMRTVAAFNGEKLAMIKYDNTLKIAYAFTVQQGLVSGVGFGTFLLVLFSTYGLAIWYGSKLIIEKGYRGGYVVNVLMAIMIGGMSLGQTTPSLNAFAAAQVAALKIFETISRKPLIDTSDMSGVVLEDIEGEIELKDVYFRYPSRPDVQIFSGFSLVVPSGKTVALVGQSGSGKSTIISLLERFYDPESGEVLLDGVNLKKYQLKWLRQQMGLVSQEPILFATTIRENISYGKDNATEEEISAAIELANAANFIDKLPQGLDTMVGEHGTQLSGGQKQRLAIARAIVKNPKVLLLDEATSALDAESERIVQEALEQVMAKRTTMLVAHRLTTIRNAGLIAVLHDGKLLEQGNHDKLVQDPNGAYSQLMRMQEDKGGDEEENLIMKNMDSDKVNITMKLDNISWSSNPPLSAAKRSTNQGSPRNSFSPSYPVRGMIDIHEATIGDVDEKEDDEQSSENRKKIPIRRLAELNKPELPYILLGSLAAIMHGLVMPLFGLLLSEAIKSFFNPPHKLRNESQFWGLMYVGLGVVIWLVIPFQNYLFGVAGGKLIERIRSLTFKKVVHQEISWFDDPVNSSGALCARLSIDASTVRTVVGDALALIVQNMATALGGLAIAFTANWILSFIILVVLPLICAPGLFQTKFHKGYSADAKVMYEEASQIANDAVGGIRTVASFCAEDKVMDMYQKKCEGPIKKGVKIGIVSGASLGFGSFTLYSSLGFCFFIGSVLIDHRLATVDQVFKVFFALILAAVGITQSTTMAPNFNKAKDSITSIFDILDRKSIIDSSSDVGTTLAVVHGDIEFRLVSYRYATRPDVQIFKDLCLIIPSGKTVALVGESGSGKSTVISLIERFYDPESGEIYLDGVEIKQFNLSWLRQQMGLVSQEPILFNETIRDNIAYSRQGNATEEEIIEAAKSANAHNFISSLPQGYDTSVGERGIQLSGGQKQRIAIARAILKDPKILLLDEATSALDAESERIVQEALDRVMVNRTTVVVAHRLATIKGADIIAVMKNGVIVEKGRHDVLMNIKDGAYASLVALHMTSAY; this is translated from the exons ATggaagaaaaatcatcaatagtTAAAGATGAGAAAGTGCCATTCTACAAACTGTTTTTGTTTGCAGATAGGGTGGATATTGCTTTAATGACTATTGGCACTTTTGGTGCTATTGGTGAAGGATTAACTCAACCTTTGATGACACTCATTTTTGGTCAAATTATAAATTCTTTTGGTGGTGCTTCATCTTCTAATGAGGTTTTTCATCTAGTTTCTGag gcTGCCGTTTACTATGTCTATCTCGCTATTGGATCTGGGATTGCTTCCTTTTTAC GGATGTCATGTTGGATGGTTACTGGAGAGAGACAAGCGATTCGAATTCGAGGACTGTATTTGAAGACAATACTGAGGCAGGACATAGCCTTTTTTGACACTGAAACAACAACTGGACAAGTCATTGGAACAATGTCTGGAGATACATTTCTCATTCAAGATGCCTTGGGAGATAAG GTTGGGAAGTTCATTCAATATCTCTCAGCATTCGTTGGAGGCTTCATAATCGCCTTCACAAAGGGATGGCTTCTTTCGCTAGTCTTGGTTTCTTGTATACCTGCTCTAGTCATTGCTGGTGGAGCCATGGCATCGATCATGTCCAAAATGTCAAGTCGCGGACAAATGACTTATGCACAAGCTGGAGATATAGTGGAACAAACAGTTGGAGCAATGAGAACA GTTGCAGCATTCAATGGAGAGAAGCTGGCAATGATTAAGTACGACAACACACTGAAAATTGCGTATGCTTTTACTGTCCAACAAGGGCTTGTTTCAGGAGTTGGATTTGGTACATTCTTACTTGTTCTTTTTTCTACTTATGGACTTGCCATTTGGTATGGTTCTAAATTGATAATAGAGAAAGGTTATCGTGGTGGATATGTCGTCAATGTTCTCATGGCTATAATGATTGGTGGAAT GTCACTAGGCCAAACAACACCGTCATTGAATGCATTTGCAGCAGCACAGGTTGCAGCACTCAAAATCTTTGAGACAATCAGCAGGAAACCATTGATTGACACATCTGACATGAGCGGGGTTGTGTTGGAAGACATCGAGGGTGAAATTGAGCTTAAAGATGTGTATTTTAGGTATCCATCCAGGCCAGATGTGCAAATCTTTAGTGGATTCTCACTTGTTGTTCCTAGTGGCAAAACTGTAGCTTTGGTTGGGCAAAGTGGAAGCGGGAAGTCCACTATTATTAGTTTACTCGAGAGATTCTATGATCCTGAATCCGGAGAAGTATTATTAGATGGTGTCAATTTGAAGAAATATCAACTGAAATGGCTAAGGCAGCAGATGGGATTAGTAAGTCAGGAACCTATCCTGTTTGCGACTACCATAAGGGAGAATATCAGTTATGGTAAGGATAATGCTACTGAAGAGGAGATTAGTGCAGCTATTGAGCTTGCTAATGCTGCTAACTTCATTGACAAACTACCCCAG GGGCTAGATACTATGGTAGGTGAGCATGGAACACAACTATCTGGTGGTCAAAAACAAAGACTGGCAATAGCAAGGGCTATTGTAAAGAACCCAAAAGTACTTCTCCTTGATGAAGCTACAAGTGCACTTGATGCTGAATCAGAGCGAATTGTCCAAGAAGCACTCGAGCAAGTCATGGCAAAAAGAACAACTATGCTTGTTGCTCATCGTCTAACAACCATTAGGAATGCTGGTCTAATAGCTGTACTACATGATGGGAAGCTACTAGAGCAAG GAAATCATGATAAGTTGGTGCAAGATCCAAATGGGGCATATTCCCAGCTTATGCGAATGCAGGAAGACAAGGGAGGTGATGAAGAAGAGAACTTGATTATGAAAAATATGGACTCTGACAAGGTAAATATAACCATGAAATTGGACAACATCAGCTGGTCATCAAATCCGCCACTGTCAGCAGCGAAGCGATCAACAAACCAGGGATCCCCTAGGAATTCCTTTTCACCCAGCTATCCTGTTCGGGGGATGATTGACATTCATGAAGCTACAATAGGAGACGTGGATGAAAAAGAAGACGATgaacaaagttcagagaatcgaAAGAAAATTCCTATTAGGCGGCTTGCTGAACTAAACAAACCTGAGCTTCCATATATACTACTTGGATCATTGGCTGCAATTATGCATGGCCTAGTAATGCCCTTATTCGGACTCTTGCTCTCAGAAGCAATTAAATCCTTCTTTAATCCTCCACATAAGTTGAGAAATGAATCACAATTCTGGGGACTCATGTACGTGGGCCTCGGTGTAGTAATTTGGCTAGTTATACCTTTCCAGAATTATTTATTTGGAGTTGCAGGGGGTAAATTGATCGAGAGAATCCGTTCTTTGACATTTAAGAAAGTAGTCCATCAAGAAATCAGCTGGTTCGATGACCCTGTAAATTCAAG CGGTGCATTATGTGCAAGGTTATCAATTGATGCTTCTACAGTCAGGACTGTTGTGGGTGATGCACTGGCACTTATTGTACAAAACATGGCAACTGCATTAGGCGGCCTTGCGATAGCCTTCACTGCTAATTGGATTCTGTCATTTATAATCCTTGTTGTATTACCCTTAATATGTGCACCAGGACTCTTCCAGACCAAGTTCCACAAAGGCTATAGCGCGGATGCTAAG GTGATGTATGAAGAAGCTAGTCAAATAGCAAATGATGCTGTTGGCGGTATTAGAACAGTGGCATCATTCTGTGCAGAGGACAAAGTGATGGACATGTACCAGAAGAAATGTGAAGGTCCAATTAAGAAAGGAGTAAAGATTGGAATCGTTAGCGGAGCAAGTTTAGGTTTTGGTTCTTTTACACTTTATTCTTCACTTGGCTTCTGTTTCTTCATTGGATCTGTCCTTATTGATCATAGATTAGCGACAGTCGACCAAGTTTTTAag GTTTTCTTTGCATTGATATTAGCAGCTGTTGGAATTACTCAAAGTACTACAATGGCTCCAAATTTTAACAAAGCTAAAGATTCTATAACTTCTATATTTGACATTCTTGATAGAAAATCCATTATTGACTCAAGTTCTGATGTTGGCACTACTCTAGCTGTTGTTCATGGAGATATTGAATTCCGACTTGTGAGTTACAGGTACGCTACTCGCCCAGACGTCCAAATCTTCAAGGATTTATGCCTAATCATCCCTTCTGGAAAG ACTGTAGCTTTAGTGGGAGAGAGTGGTAGCGGAAAATCAACTGTCATTAGCCTGATAGAGAGATTCTATGATCCTGAATCAGGAGAGATATATTTGGATGGTGTGGAAATTAAACAATTCAATCTAAGTTGGCTAAGGCAACAAATGGGACTGGTTAGTCAAGAACCTATACTGTTTAACGAAACAATTCGTGACAACATTGCCTACAGCAGACAGGGGAATGCAACAGAAGAAGAGATCATTGAAGCAGCAAAATCAGCAAATGCACACAACTTTATATCATCATTGCCTCAAGGATATGATACGTCGGTTGGGGAAAGAGGGATACAATTATCAGGTGGACAAAAGCAAAGGATAGCTATTGCTAGAGCAATACTGAAGGATCCAAAGATCCTTTTGCTAGACGAGGCAACAAGTGCGTTAGATGCAGAATCAGAACGTATCGTTCAAGAGGCATTGGATCGAGTAATGGTAAATAGGACAACCGTGGTTGTAGCTCATCGCTTAGCTACAATCAAAGGAGCTGATATCATTGCTGTTATGAAGAATGGAGTCATTGTTGAGAAAGGAAGACATGATGTTCTAATGAATATTAAAGATGGAGCTTATGCATCCTTAGTAGCATTGCATATGACTTCAGCCTATTAA